One window of Burkholderiales bacterium genomic DNA carries:
- a CDS encoding sugar phosphate isomerase/epimerase family protein encodes MARIGFMQGRLSPMVDGRIQAFPWRHWEGEFDAAQAIGIPLMEWTLDQERLRENPLLTSAGRARIAELTRRTGLRVESVTGDCFMQAPFYKADGPVRAALMDDFTAVIDATAAVGAKLIVFPLVDNGSLETAAHEAALREGLAHVEPRLRGKNVRIAFESDFGPERLAQFISTFPADVFGINYDIGNSASLGFDPDEEIGAYGERVTHVHVKDRVRGGTTVPLGTGSARFERVFAGLRRAGYRGDFVLQTARAADGKHAEALARYRDMTETWWEASGSRT; translated from the coding sequence ATGGCGCGCATCGGCTTCATGCAGGGCCGCCTCTCGCCGATGGTCGACGGCAGGATCCAGGCGTTTCCGTGGCGGCACTGGGAAGGAGAGTTCGACGCGGCGCAGGCGATCGGCATCCCGCTGATGGAGTGGACGCTCGACCAGGAGCGGCTGCGTGAGAACCCTCTGCTGACGAGCGCAGGCCGCGCGCGCATCGCGGAGCTTACACGCAGGACGGGACTCCGCGTGGAATCGGTGACCGGCGACTGCTTCATGCAGGCGCCGTTCTACAAGGCCGATGGGCCTGTGCGCGCGGCGCTCATGGACGACTTCACCGCGGTGATCGATGCGACCGCCGCGGTCGGCGCGAAGCTCATCGTTTTTCCGCTCGTGGACAACGGCAGCCTCGAGACCGCCGCGCACGAAGCGGCGCTGCGCGAGGGACTCGCCCACGTCGAGCCGCGGCTGCGCGGCAAGAACGTGCGCATCGCGTTCGAATCCGATTTCGGACCCGAGCGCCTCGCGCAATTCATCTCGACCTTTCCCGCCGACGTCTTCGGTATCAATTACGACATCGGCAACAGCGCTTCGCTCGGCTTCGATCCGGACGAGGAGATCGGGGCGTACGGCGAGCGCGTCACGCACGTCCACGTGAAAGACCGCGTTCGCGGCGGGACGACGGTGCCGCTCGGCACGGGCTCTGCGCGGTTCGAGCGCGTGTTTGCGGGACTGCGCCGCGCGGGCTACCGCGGAGATTTCGTGCTCCAGACGGCGCGCGCGGCCGACGGCAAACACGCCGAAGCGCTCGCGCGCTATCGCGACATGACCGAAACCTGGTGGGAGGCGAGTGGATCTCGGACTTGA
- a CDS encoding SDR family NAD(P)-dependent oxidoreductase has protein sequence MDLGLEGRVALVTGSTRGIGRAIAQRLVREGAQVVVNGRSEDGLHEAQREIGAAAAVAADVSDAKACAKLVKEVERSLGRLDVLVCNVGSGASVPPGQEDPAEWQRMLSINLFSATNAIAAAKPLLGANGGAIVCISSICGLEALGCPLAYSAAKSALMSYVRGAARELGRSNVRINAVAPGNIVFPGSVWEKKLTDDGAAVQGMLEREVALRRLGTPEEIADMTAFLVSKRSAFTTGAVFVVDGGQVRS, from the coding sequence GTGGATCTCGGACTTGAAGGGCGCGTTGCGCTCGTCACCGGCTCGACGCGCGGCATCGGGCGAGCGATCGCGCAGCGTCTCGTGCGCGAAGGCGCGCAGGTGGTCGTGAACGGCCGCAGCGAAGACGGACTGCACGAAGCGCAGCGCGAGATCGGCGCGGCCGCGGCCGTCGCCGCCGACGTGAGCGACGCTAAAGCGTGCGCGAAGCTCGTCAAGGAGGTCGAGCGCTCGCTCGGCCGCCTCGACGTGCTGGTGTGCAACGTCGGCAGCGGCGCCTCGGTGCCGCCGGGCCAGGAAGACCCCGCCGAGTGGCAGCGCATGCTGTCGATCAATCTCTTTTCCGCGACGAACGCGATCGCCGCCGCGAAGCCGCTGCTCGGCGCGAACGGCGGCGCGATCGTCTGCATCTCGTCGATCTGCGGCCTCGAAGCGCTCGGCTGCCCGCTCGCGTACTCGGCGGCGAAGTCGGCGCTGATGAGTTACGTGCGCGGCGCCGCGCGCGAGCTGGGAAGATCGAACGTGCGCATCAACGCGGTCGCCCCGGGCAACATCGTCTTCCCCGGCTCGGTGTGGGAAAAGAAGCTCACCGACGACGGCGCGGCGGTGCAGGGCATGCTCGAGCGCGAGGTCGCGCTGCGGCGGCTCGGCACGCCCGAGGAGATCGCGGACATGACCGCGTTCCTCGTATCGAAGCGTTCGGCGTTCACCACCGGAGCGGTCTTCGTCGTCGACGGCGGACAGGTGCGCTCGTGA